One genomic window of Pirellulales bacterium includes the following:
- a CDS encoding alpha/beta hydrolase: protein MKAIFPRLVRAVCSLIIVLGVALFATRGMADDAASGAAKNVGSESKPVTLWPGVAPGDKGDIGPEHDSTKHNPKGEPSKEVIRLANVSKPTITVFSPPKDQNTGAAVVVCPGGGYAILAYDLEGTEICHWLNSIGVTGVLLKYRVPARPGRERFAAPLEDAQRAIGMVRSQAKDWGIDPKRIGILGFSAGGHLAATASTNFSERTYPTVDAADRESCRPDFTILIYPAYLAEKGNPTKLAPEIKVGADTPPAFIAMTEDDAADNAVAYFLALRHLKIPCEMHIYPKGGHGYGLRPSPNEVSHWPDRAAEWLKANGWLAAK, encoded by the coding sequence ATGAAAGCGATCTTCCCGCGTTTGGTTCGAGCCGTTTGCAGTTTGATCATTGTTCTCGGCGTAGCGCTCTTCGCAACTCGCGGAATGGCCGACGATGCGGCGAGCGGCGCGGCGAAGAACGTCGGCAGCGAATCGAAACCGGTCACGCTTTGGCCCGGCGTCGCGCCCGGCGACAAAGGGGACATCGGGCCGGAGCACGATTCCACCAAGCACAATCCGAAAGGCGAGCCGTCGAAAGAAGTCATTCGGCTGGCGAACGTCAGCAAGCCGACGATCACGGTTTTCTCGCCCCCGAAAGATCAGAACACCGGCGCCGCGGTGGTCGTTTGCCCCGGCGGCGGCTATGCGATTCTGGCCTACGATCTGGAAGGGACCGAGATTTGTCATTGGCTGAATTCGATCGGCGTGACCGGAGTGCTGCTGAAATATCGCGTTCCGGCGCGGCCCGGCCGCGAGCGCTTTGCCGCTCCGCTTGAAGATGCCCAGCGAGCAATCGGAATGGTTCGCAGCCAAGCGAAGGATTGGGGCATCGATCCGAAACGGATCGGCATCCTTGGCTTTTCCGCCGGCGGGCACCTCGCAGCCACGGCCAGCACGAATTTCTCGGAGCGGACATATCCCACCGTCGACGCGGCCGACCGGGAAAGCTGCCGCCCGGATTTCACGATCCTGATTTACCCGGCCTACCTGGCCGAGAAGGGAAATCCCACCAAGCTGGCACCGGAGATCAAGGTCGGGGCCGACACGCCGCCGGCTTTCATCGCGATGACCGAAGACGATGCGGCCGACAATGCGGTCGCCTATTTTCTAGCCCTTCGGCATTTGAAAATTCCCTGCGAAATGCACATCTATCCCAAGGGGGGCCACGGCTACGGATTGCGGCCTTCGCCGAACGAAGTTTCGCATTGGCCCGACCGGGCCGCCGAATGGCTCAAAGCCAACGGCTGGCTGGCTGCAAAATGA
- a CDS encoding DUF4142 domain-containing protein, which translates to MANTSWKLKGAFLAVSAALCALVATANAQTPPVSPLPPSPQISPGRPFPAPGQTLPSYLTQKPITPEQAPVLSLDHDVAEWLHIDNRGEVSLAKVAEAKSQNQAVRQFADRMIHDHSQFLEALKPFEATNMAAIAPAATSAPATAPVRPEGPVDAGRADISGTPQTPAAPGTAGTPVRAPDIGSVPTPGSVPNSSTVPTPGGLPVPGTTPSPRPVATAAPQPPRQAAPVDRQVAANIAAMNHPRGLDFFHVQRQIGAQSLADTTKQWDTMKSADADIAYVGQQIVMHQMYIETSQVLRQYASLRLKSLIDQGIQVAQSHLSEAKDLMKELTDRNYSEGQASTSSPAK; encoded by the coding sequence ATGGCCAATACATCATGGAAACTTAAGGGGGCGTTTCTTGCCGTATCGGCCGCGCTGTGTGCGTTGGTGGCCACGGCGAACGCGCAGACGCCCCCCGTGTCGCCGCTGCCGCCGTCGCCGCAGATTTCGCCCGGCCGGCCCTTTCCCGCCCCGGGGCAAACGCTCCCCTCCTACCTGACGCAAAAACCGATCACTCCCGAACAAGCACCCGTTCTCAGCCTCGACCACGACGTGGCCGAGTGGCTGCATATCGACAATCGAGGTGAGGTGTCGTTGGCCAAAGTAGCCGAGGCGAAATCGCAGAATCAAGCGGTGCGGCAATTTGCCGATCGCATGATTCACGATCACTCCCAATTCCTCGAAGCATTGAAACCGTTCGAAGCGACGAACATGGCGGCGATTGCCCCAGCCGCGACCAGCGCGCCGGCAACGGCGCCCGTCCGGCCGGAAGGGCCGGTCGACGCCGGCCGGGCCGACATCAGCGGAACGCCGCAAACGCCGGCCGCCCCGGGAACCGCGGGCACCCCCGTTCGGGCGCCCGATATCGGCAGTGTGCCGACGCCCGGCAGTGTTCCAAATTCGTCGACGGTGCCGACGCCGGGCGGCTTGCCGGTGCCGGGAACGACGCCATCGCCACGGCCGGTTGCCACCGCAGCGCCGCAGCCTCCGCGGCAGGCGGCGCCAGTCGATCGCCAAGTGGCCGCGAACATCGCCGCGATGAACCATCCCCGCGGTCTCGACTTCTTCCACGTCCAGCGGCAGATCGGCGCGCAATCGTTAGCCGACACCACCAAGCAGTGGGACACGATGAAATCGGCGGATGCCGATATCGCCTACGTCGGCCAGCAGATCGTCATGCACCAGATGTACATCGAAACATCGCAAGTGCTGCGGCAGTATGCATCGCTGCGTCTGAAGAGCTTGATCGATCAGGGAATTCAAGTGGCTCAATCGCATCTATCGGAAGCGAAAGACCTGATGAAGGAACTCACCGACCGCAACTACTCCGAAGGCCAGGCGAGCACGAGCAGTCCGGCAAAATAA